One region of Wyeomyia smithii strain HCP4-BCI-WySm-NY-G18 chromosome 3, ASM2978416v1, whole genome shotgun sequence genomic DNA includes:
- the LOC129727770 gene encoding mitochondrial 2-oxodicarboxylate carrier isoform X1, giving the protein MGGDLKEFFRQAAMQVGAGGSAGFVEVCIMHPLDLVKTRLQLQATPGAEVTKSQAYYNGVFDCIRKMARNEGFFSLYKGILPPVLVETPKRAVKFLTFEQYKRFFLFGADKPTPLTFSLAGLGAGVTEAILVNPFEMVKVTLQANKNKVGQIPSTWAVTRQIIHESGFGLNGLNRGLTATIGRNGVFNMIYFGFYHSVKGFLPEYKDPVQEFLRKVGIGFVSGTLGSCINIPFDVAKSRIQGPQPVPGQVKYKSTFGSIAIVYREEGFAALYKGLTPKVMRLGPGGAIMLVVYDYVYEFLDNYFKRS; this is encoded by the exons ATGGGTGGTGACCTGAAGGAGTTTTTTAGGCAGGCTGCCATGCAAGTGGGTGCTGGAGGTTCTGCTGGCTTTGTAGAAGTCTGCATAATGCACCCGCTGGATTTGGTCAAAACTAGACTTCAGCTGCAAGCAACTCCTGGTGCTGAAGTAACAAAATCTCAG GCTTATTATAATGGGGTATTTGACTGCATTCGAAAGATGGCCAGAAATGAAGGATTCTTCTCATTGTATAAAGGAATCCTACCACCCGTACTGGTGGAAACTCCAAAGCGAGCGGTGAAATTTCTCACATTCGAACAATATAAACGGTTCTTTTTGTTTGGTGCAGATAAGCCGACTCCACTG ACATTTTCTCTGGCAGGTCTTGGTGCTGGTGTGACTGAGGCAATTCTTGTAAATCCTTTTGAAATGGTGAAAGTAACACTACAAGCCAACAAAAACAA gGTTGGCCAAATCCCGAGCACCTGGGCCGTTACGCGTCAGATCATCCACGAGTCAGGTTTTGGACTAAATGGGCTTAACCGCGGGCTTACTGCTACGATCGGTCGGAACGGTGTCTTCAACATGATCTACTTTGGCTTTTATCACAGTGTGAAAGGATTTCTGCCGGAATACAAG GATCCAGTACAAGAGTTCCTACGTAAGGTTGGGATAGGTTTCGTCTCCGGTACTCTAGGGTCGTGTATCAATATTCCGTTCGACGTCGCCAAGTCAAGAATACAG GGTCCTCAACCAGTGCCCGGACAGGTTAAGTACAAGTCTACATTTGGCTCAATTGCCATCGTATACCGGGAAGAAGGATTCGCTGCCCTGTATAAGGGTTTGACACCAAAAGTGATGCGTTTAGGCCCCGGAGGTGCCATCATGCTTGTCGTGTACGATTATGTGTACGAATTCCTGGACAACTACTTCAAGCGTTCATGA
- the LOC129727770 gene encoding mitochondrial 2-oxodicarboxylate carrier isoform X2: MQAFFRQAAMQVGAGGSAGFVEVCIMHPLDLVKTRLQLQATPGAEVTKSQAYYNGVFDCIRKMARNEGFFSLYKGILPPVLVETPKRAVKFLTFEQYKRFFLFGADKPTPLTFSLAGLGAGVTEAILVNPFEMVKVTLQANKNKVGQIPSTWAVTRQIIHESGFGLNGLNRGLTATIGRNGVFNMIYFGFYHSVKGFLPEYKDPVQEFLRKVGIGFVSGTLGSCINIPFDVAKSRIQGPQPVPGQVKYKSTFGSIAIVYREEGFAALYKGLTPKVMRLGPGGAIMLVVYDYVYEFLDNYFKRS, translated from the exons ATGCAAGCATTTTTCAG GCAGGCTGCCATGCAAGTGGGTGCTGGAGGTTCTGCTGGCTTTGTAGAAGTCTGCATAATGCACCCGCTGGATTTGGTCAAAACTAGACTTCAGCTGCAAGCAACTCCTGGTGCTGAAGTAACAAAATCTCAG GCTTATTATAATGGGGTATTTGACTGCATTCGAAAGATGGCCAGAAATGAAGGATTCTTCTCATTGTATAAAGGAATCCTACCACCCGTACTGGTGGAAACTCCAAAGCGAGCGGTGAAATTTCTCACATTCGAACAATATAAACGGTTCTTTTTGTTTGGTGCAGATAAGCCGACTCCACTG ACATTTTCTCTGGCAGGTCTTGGTGCTGGTGTGACTGAGGCAATTCTTGTAAATCCTTTTGAAATGGTGAAAGTAACACTACAAGCCAACAAAAACAA gGTTGGCCAAATCCCGAGCACCTGGGCCGTTACGCGTCAGATCATCCACGAGTCAGGTTTTGGACTAAATGGGCTTAACCGCGGGCTTACTGCTACGATCGGTCGGAACGGTGTCTTCAACATGATCTACTTTGGCTTTTATCACAGTGTGAAAGGATTTCTGCCGGAATACAAG GATCCAGTACAAGAGTTCCTACGTAAGGTTGGGATAGGTTTCGTCTCCGGTACTCTAGGGTCGTGTATCAATATTCCGTTCGACGTCGCCAAGTCAAGAATACAG GGTCCTCAACCAGTGCCCGGACAGGTTAAGTACAAGTCTACATTTGGCTCAATTGCCATCGTATACCGGGAAGAAGGATTCGCTGCCCTGTATAAGGGTTTGACACCAAAAGTGATGCGTTTAGGCCCCGGAGGTGCCATCATGCTTGTCGTGTACGATTATGTGTACGAATTCCTGGACAACTACTTCAAGCGTTCATGA